The genomic interval TCGTCGTAGGTCTCGGGAATGTCCCGGATACCCATATGCCGCCCGAGGGTCCTGTAGTACGCCGCCATGGCCCGGCGCTCGTGCTCGGTAACCCTTCGCCAGCCGTAGCGGTCGAGCCACCTTCCGGGGACCGCGACAAAGGTGCACAGGACGTAGCGCATATCGTCGTTGCTGATGTCATAGCTGCGGTGCATCTGGTTGATACGGCGGATGGCCGACCGGCCGGTCTCACTGTCGAAACCGTGCTCCACGACCGCGTCGAGCAGCAGCGTGGTGTCGTCGTAGCGCTTCTGCGTGCGGTTGACGAACTCGCCGGTCTCCCCCAGGAGACGGCCGATGCTGGGCACGGCGTAAGTCCTGTAAAGGGCGAGCTCCAATGCCCGCGTCGTGTCCCAGGGAAATTCCAGGGTCGACATGATCTGATAGATCCGGAGGAAGTCCTTCTCGGGGTCGAGCCGCTGAATCTCCCTGAGCCAGTCGAAGCGTTTCACCGCGCGGTCTCCCTTTCGTTCGTCGGAGGTTCAACTCTACGGGCGAAGGGCACACTTGAACGACCGTACGGCAAACACTTCACGGGGCAGGTGATCCGCAGTGTTCGACAAGCTCCGCAAGCGTTTCGAGAATGCCCGGCACGTCCCTTCTCCGCAGCCACCGGCGGGCCGGCAGCGGAATCTCTTCGAGGCGGCGGCCGTGTACGTGGCGGCGTGCGCCGAGGACGACCACGAGCGGTGCGCGGAGGCGTCCCGCTGGGTGTCGCCGGAGGCGCTCTGCTTCGGTGTGAACGAGCTCGCCTGTCGCGCCGTCATAGCCCTGGCCCGCGAGCACGACGAGTCGCCGCAGCGCGTGGCGCGGTCCCTGCTCGGCCTGCCGGGGGCCTGACGACCGCCCCCTGCCGGCCGCCCCCTCCGGCGCGCGCTCACGCGCCGCTCGGCCACTGTTCCCCGTCCCGTCACCCGAAAGGCGTGTACATGTCATTCCGTCAGTCCTACATTGCCCTCGAAGCCGCAGGCACCCACCCCCTGCCCCCAGCCCGCTCCCCCTGTACGGAGGATCCGTGTCCGCCGCAGCCCACCACCCCCACAGATCCCGCCGCTCCCGCCGCCACCTGGGCGCGCTGACCGCGTCCTTCGCGCTCGCCGCCACGTCCCTGGGCCTGTGGGCCTCCGAGTCCTCGGCCGCGGCGGCCGTGCCCACGCCCGACCACGTCGTGGTCGTCGTCTTCGAGAACCACGCCTACGGCCAGGTCATCGGGACCTCCGGCGCCCCGTACATCAACTCCCTGGTCTCCGGGGGCGCCAACCTGACGAGCTCGTACGCCGAGACGCACCCCAGCCAGCCGAACTACTACGCGCTCTTCTCGGGTGACACCCAGGGCGTCACCGACGACAGCTGCGTCACCCCCGGCTTCAGCGACGAGCCCAACCTCGCCTCCGAGCTCATCTCCGCCGGCAAGACCTGGGCCAGCTACAACGAGTCCCTGCCGAGCGAGGGCTCGACCGTGTGCAAGAGCGGCAAGTACGCGCAGAAGCACAACCCTTGGTTCGGCTTCGGGAACGTGCCCACCGGCACCGCGCACACCATGAGCGCCTTCCCCACCGACTACACGAAGCTGCCCACGGTCTCCTTCGTCGTCCCGAACCTCTGTAGTGACATGCACGACTGTTCCGTGCGCACCGGCGACACCTGGCTGAAGAACAACCTCAAGGGCTACGCCGACTGGGCCAAGACCCACAACAGCCTGCTCCTCATCACCTTCGACGAGGACAACCGGCTGAGCGGCAACCGCATCCCGACCGTCCTGTACGGGCAGCCCGTCAAGGAGGGCGCCACGTCGGGGACGACCTACAACCACTACGACGTGCTGCGCACCATCGAGGACATGTACGGCACCTCACACGCCGGACAGGCCGCGAACGCCAAGGACATCACCGGCATCTGGAACAGCTGACCGTGTACGTCGCGGACAGCCGCACCACCCCGGACCGCACCCCGGACCACCCCGACACCGCCGGCCGGCGACCCCTCCCCGGCCGGCGGGCCGCGGCCGTCCCCGGCGCCGTGCTCGCCCTGGGCACCGTCAGCCTGGTCACCGACGTCTCCTCGGAGATGGTGGCCGCCGTCCTGCCGCTCTACCTGGTGGCCGAACTCGGCCTGTCCCCGCTCGGATTCGGCCTTCTGGACGGCGTCTACAACGGCGTCAGCGCGCTCGTACGCCTCGTGGGCGGCAGGCTCTCCGACCGGGGCGGCGGACCCAAGGCCGTGGCGCTGGCCGGGTACGGGCTCTCCGCCCTCTGCAAGCCCCTGCTGCTCGTCGCGCACAGCATGCCGCTGATCGGCGCCGTGCTGGCCGCCGACCGCACCGGCAAGGGGCTGCGCACGGCGCCGCGCGACGCGATGATCTCGCTCGCCTGCGAACCCGGCGCCCGGGGCCGGGCGTTCGGTGTGCACCGGGCGATGGACACCGCGGGCGCGCTGCTCGGACCGCTCGTGGCGTTCATGATCCTGCGGGCCGCCGCGGGCGGCTACGACGCCGTCTTCACCGTCAGCGGCTGCGTGGCCGTCCTCGGCGTCCTCGTCCTCCTGCTGTTCGTACCCGGCCGGACCGCCGCACCACCGGGCCCGGCACCCGGGGTGGGAAGGGCGCCGCTGCGCGCCGTGCTGCGCCGTCCCGCCGTCCGCCGGCTGACCGGCTGCGCCGTGCTGCTGGGCCTGACCACGGTCAGCGACTCCTTCCTCTACCTCACCCTGCAACGGCGCCTGGGCCTGTCCGAGGCGTGGTTCCCCCTGCTGCCCCTGGGAACGGCCTCCGCCTTCCTCCTGCTGGCCGTTCCCCTGGGCGTCGTCGCCGACCGAGTGGGACGCCGGAGGCTCTTCCTCTGCGGCCATCTCGCGCTCCTGGCGGCCTACGGCCTGCTCGTCGCCCCGCTCGGCGAGTCCGCGGCGCTCTGCTGCCTCGTCCTCGCGCTGCACGGGAGCTTCTACGCGGCCACCGACGGCGTCCTGGCCGCCGCGACCGCCGACGCCGTGCCGAGCGCGGTACGGGGCACCGGGCTGGCGGTGGTGCAGACCGGTCAGGCCGCCGCCCGGTTCGTCTGCTCGATCGCGTTCGGGGCGGCCTGGACCGTCTGGGGCGACCGCACGGCGCTGGGCGCCGCGGCCGCCGGGCTCGTCGTGTCCACCGCCGCCGGCGCCCTCCTGCTGCGTCCCGCACCC from Streptomyces albireticuli carries:
- a CDS encoding MFS transporter — its product is MYVADSRTTPDRTPDHPDTAGRRPLPGRRAAAVPGAVLALGTVSLVTDVSSEMVAAVLPLYLVAELGLSPLGFGLLDGVYNGVSALVRLVGGRLSDRGGGPKAVALAGYGLSALCKPLLLVAHSMPLIGAVLAADRTGKGLRTAPRDAMISLACEPGARGRAFGVHRAMDTAGALLGPLVAFMILRAAAGGYDAVFTVSGCVAVLGVLVLLLFVPGRTAAPPGPAPGVGRAPLRAVLRRPAVRRLTGCAVLLGLTTVSDSFLYLTLQRRLGLSEAWFPLLPLGTASAFLLLAVPLGVVADRVGRRRLFLCGHLALLAAYGLLVAPLGESAALCCLVLALHGSFYAATDGVLAAATADAVPSAVRGTGLAVVQTGQAAARFVCSIAFGAAWTVWGDRTALGAAAAGLVVSTAAGALLLRPAPAEFPPTSHRSPSVEP
- a CDS encoding oxygenase MpaB family protein, with the protein product MKRFDWLREIQRLDPEKDFLRIYQIMSTLEFPWDTTRALELALYRTYAVPSIGRLLGETGEFVNRTQKRYDDTTLLLDAVVEHGFDSETGRSAIRRINQMHRSYDISNDDMRYVLCTFVAVPGRWLDRYGWRRVTEHERRAMAAYYRTLGRHMGIRDIPETYDDFCRCLDEYEDAYFGWDEDGRAVSDATLDLMASWYPAPLAPLVRGASKALLDEPLLRAFRYESPHPAARALVQGALRARAKAVRLLPPRRTPHHARQNPEIKGYPNGYDVAELGTFHGSQAPKRLGACPVPHGR
- a CDS encoding alkaline phosphatase family protein — encoded protein: MTASFALAATSLGLWASESSAAAAVPTPDHVVVVVFENHAYGQVIGTSGAPYINSLVSGGANLTSSYAETHPSQPNYYALFSGDTQGVTDDSCVTPGFSDEPNLASELISAGKTWASYNESLPSEGSTVCKSGKYAQKHNPWFGFGNVPTGTAHTMSAFPTDYTKLPTVSFVVPNLCSDMHDCSVRTGDTWLKNNLKGYADWAKTHNSLLLITFDEDNRLSGNRIPTVLYGQPVKEGATSGTTYNHYDVLRTIEDMYGTSHAGQAANAKDITGIWNS